The genomic segment CGGCGGGCGAGCACGATCCCGAGAAACCGTTGCGGGAGCGGCTGACGCGCCGCCTGCGCGAGTCGTTCCGGCCGGAGTTCCTCAACCGGATCGACGAGATCATCGTCTTCCGCAGGCTCACCGGCGCCCAGCTCGAGCGGATCACCGAGCTGATGCTGGAAAGCACCCGTGGGCGCGCGCGGGCGCGGGACATCGACCTGGACTTCACCCCCGGCGCCGTGCGCTGGCTCAGCCGGGCCGGGCACCAGCCCGAGTACGGCGCCCGGCCGATGCGCCGGGCGATCCAGCGCGCCGTGGACAACCCTCTGGCGGACCTGGTGCTCCGGGGCGAAGTGCCCGCCGGAGCCCGGGTCCGCGTGACCGAACGCGACAACGAGCTGTCCTTCGAAGTGACAGCGGAAACAGGAGGACGACCAGCGTGAGACCACAGCGACGCGTCACGGTGTTCGCCCCGTCACCGCAGTTGACGGTGACCATCGAGGAACTGGACGGCATCCCCGAGATGCACCTGCACGCCGGCGGGCAGGGGGTGTGGCAGGCCCGCATGATCGTCTCGCTCGGCGTGCCCGCGGTGCTCTGCGCGGCGCTCGGCGGGGAGACCGGGAACCTGCTCAAGCACCTCATCCCCGACGAGGGCATCGAACTGGTGGCCCAGGAAGCGCACTCCCGCAACGGCGGTTACGTGCACGACCGGCGCGACGACAAGCGCGAGCCGGTGGTCGAGGCCCCCGGTGAACCGCTTTCGCGGCACGAACTCGACGGCCTCTACGAAAAGACGCTGGTAGAAGGGTTGCGGTCGAAGACGGTCACGCTCAGTGGCCCGTCCACCGGCCAGCCGGTCCCCGCCGACATGTACCGCAGGCTGGCGACCGATCTGCGGGCGAACGGCTGCCTGCTGGTGGTCGACCTTTCCGGTGAGCTGCTGGAGGCCACGATCGAGGGCAAACCGCAGTTCATCAAGGTCAGCCACGAGGAGTTGCTGGACGACGGGCGCGCGAGCAGCGACGACCCGCCCGCGCTGATCGCCGGGATGAAGGAACTGAGCAGGCAGGCAGGCGACGCGTCCGTGGTCATCTCGCGGGCCGCCGACCCGGCGCTCGCGCTGCTCGAAGGCGAACTGTACGAAATCGAAGCACCGCCGCTGCACCCGATGGACTCCCGTGGCGCGGGCGACTCGATGACCGCCGCCGTCGCCGCCTCGCTCACCGAGGGGGCTTCGCTGCTGGACGCGGTACGTCTCGGCGCCGCCGCCGGGGCGCTGAACGTGACCCGGCGCGGGCTCGCCACCGGTGGCGGGGACAGCGTCCGCGCGGTCTCCGACCGGGTGGAGCTGCGGCGGATCACCTCGGAGGGCGAAGCGGCATGACCCGCGTACTGATCACCAACGACGACGGCATCGACTCGCCGGGCCTGGTCACGCTGGCCAGGGCGGCGCTGCGGCACCAGCTGGACGTGGTGGTCGCCGCGCCGCACGAGGAGTCGAGCGGTACCAGCGCCGGGCTGACCGTGCTGGGCACGGAATCGGTGGCCAAACCGGTCGAACTGGCCGAACTGCCCGGGGTGCTCTGCCACGCGGTGACCGCGCGGCCCGCCTACATCGTG from the Amycolatopsis magusensis genome contains:
- a CDS encoding 1-phosphofructokinase family hexose kinase, with product MRPQRRVTVFAPSPQLTVTIEELDGIPEMHLHAGGQGVWQARMIVSLGVPAVLCAALGGETGNLLKHLIPDEGIELVAQEAHSRNGGYVHDRRDDKREPVVEAPGEPLSRHELDGLYEKTLVEGLRSKTVTLSGPSTGQPVPADMYRRLATDLRANGCLLVVDLSGELLEATIEGKPQFIKVSHEELLDDGRASSDDPPALIAGMKELSRQAGDASVVISRAADPALALLEGELYEIEAPPLHPMDSRGAGDSMTAAVAASLTEGASLLDAVRLGAAAGALNVTRRGLATGGGDSVRAVSDRVELRRITSEGEAA